One genomic segment of Linepithema humile isolate Giens D197 chromosome 5, Lhum_UNIL_v1.0, whole genome shotgun sequence includes these proteins:
- the LOC105676159 gene encoding uncharacterized protein isoform X9, with protein MRQNGHPVARHERAVAMTSLILENADLNRLFPKCRPRGGPPPAPGASTQSSQQPHDSPCQTEAAAITTATAATAATAAVTIASTNTSTSVSAISDDMIDLERDTSDRYRKRANGRKKSGSLSRRTASVAPGFTVEGQLPHATKPLSSSSSSASGRSEDAPQYGSLPGSDHQGQSQQDDSGPEESPVYILTSAKGGPSYKLRDSRIIEIAGGREVFSQSRGKVAARKSRFLAASNSINNEDIQTDNKLVKKNNKSPSTQTIWELRSRCGETRKQRANREVTETVFASEVHSVRRNPTKSILDYDSPKSNRSNRIINYDSILNSNNVEYTVPKSITDLDYGLPKSCVDYQSNHNTPARSMAIVSDGEVVVFDDIDDNWQGLRLDLASSNTNQVTTTSLDLETDDSQRGRIAPEPPSSSVGSTPSPTTAYHRNTSEFFKVVTPASDCEADSPSPERNHKVARVIGELPIAQYSGSPRRYGVRENTQLPSLLSSPSMYMTPRPGFPQRVLPTTPNHNKKEDISAEIIVDKTVIENISNEDQIVHPSTPSPKAEEEEEDSLKPSTLPADNISSLVSPGGSTFDYLYEFSETRKVLEEFFKCPAPTKEKENNIESFPFQDLDYELRRQGGSAYVGQRLASGPPTTEEVMVHESPKKQRADFPQNTGEHENNFLDLSVGTGSSEDLGETEVGLQVGHSRNFTLSPETTDCDSNCGDLDSEVSLMMMDNELMPASGLLGSVGDLGNNSDSLRIYTSMPVLEDGLSSGHASDTDNNNPTVMLMKRQINEIEKEIIQRTRNDMLGTNENDSGKDVSLNVTKDILNTLKTTSPDLFIAKKENSYDTNELQLDGLDPLGTPPPPAPQGRQSVSLEVNCGEVEAAIKDIRMALQRTKTLPVKSPSEEPPEPSVSPIWIPSIMDGRRRICMESNSEESDARRVGDEADVEIEECPDEEEADTDLETDRLLGQQRTDDQGFYDDKGWRKPKTRTMLPPMNAKVATPKQTPPKTLSVAPIETLAPSEPIPSTSTSISPPPVVSVIQSPSSNECEVATPAQPTSSPQKTPVKNSPSSPQSLKESNNKVKKDKEGKKKSRNKEDLLDDPSVLIEGVLFRARYLGSTQLVCEGQPTKSTRMCQAEEAVSRIKAPDGDSQPSTEVDLFISTEKIMVLNTDLKEIMMDHALRTISYIADIGDLVVLMARRRFVPHEMEEVPKINRTPKMICHVFESEEAQFIAQSIGQAFQVAYMEFLKANGIEDHSFVKEMDYQEVLNSQEIFGDELQMFAKKEMQKEVVVPKAKGEILGVVIVESGWGSMLPTVVIANLAPAGAAARCGQLNIGDQIIAINGVSLVGLPLSTCQTYIKNSKNQTVVKLTVVPCAPVVEVKIKRPDTKYQLGFSVQNGVICSLLRGGIAERGGVRVGHRIIEINNQSVVAVPHEKIVNLLATSVGEILMKTMPTSMFRLLTGQESPVYI; from the exons ATGAGACAG AATGGACATCCTGTTGCGAGACATGAACGCGCCGTGGCGATGACAAGTCTGATCTTGGAGAACGCCGACTTGAATCGACTCTTTCCGAAATGCCGGCCTAGGGGCGGTCCACCCCCGGCCCCGGGGGCCTCCACGCAGAGCAGCCAGCAGCCGCATGACAGCCCCTGCCAGACGGAGGCCGCTGCTATcaccaccgccaccgccgcgaCCGCCGCAACAGCCGCTGTCACCATCGCCTCTACGAACACGTCGACAAGCGTCTCCGCGATATCGGACGACATGATCGACCTCGAGCGCGACACCTCCGACAG GTATAGGAAACGAGCGAATGGCAGAAAAAAATCAGGTTCGCTGTCCCGTAGGACGGCGAGCGTGGCGCCCGGTTTCACGGTCGAGGGCCAACTACCGCACGCCACGAAGCCGCTTTCGTCGAGCTCGTCCTCGGCGTCAGGACGCAGCGAGGACGCGCCGCAATACGGGAGTCTACCGGGCAGCGATCACCAGGGACAATCGCAGCAGGACGATAGCGGGCCCGAGGAGAGTCCCGTGTACATTCTGACCTCGGCCAAGGGTGGCCCCAGCTACAAGCTTCGGGATTCGAG AATTATAGAAATTGCTGGTGGTCGAGAAGTATTCTCACAAAGCCGAGGGAAGGTAGCAGCTAGAAAATCACGATTTCTGGCTGCatcaaattctataaataacgAGGATATTCAAACTGATAATAAGCTAGTTAAGAAGAATAACAAATCTCCTAGCACGCAGACCATATGGGAGTTAAGAAGCcg ATGCGGTGAAACCAGAAAGCAACGTGCAAACCGGGAAGTAACAGAGACTGTATTTGCCTCAGAGGTACACTCAGTACGACGCAATCCTACAAAGTCCATTCTCGATTACGACTCACCTAAGAGCAACCGTAGCAATCGCATAATTAATTAcgattcaattttaaatagcaATAATGTAGAATATACGGTACCAAAAAGTATTACCGACCTGGACTATGGATTACCAAAAAGTTGCGTAGATTATCAATCAAATCACAACACACCTGCGAGAAGTATGGCTATTGTCAGCGACGGCGAAGTTGTTGTTTTCGACGATATCGATGACAATTGGCAGGGATTGCGATTAGATTTGGCGTCGAGTAACACAAATCAAGTGACGACGACGAGTCTAGATTTGGAGACAGATGATTCTCAGAGAGGTCGTATCGCACCGGAACCACCTAGTTCCAGCGTTGGAAGTACACCTAGTCCTACAACGGCATATCACCGCAATACTTCAGAATTCTTTAAA GTTGTTACACCAGCGAGTGATTGCGAGGCAGATTCTCCTTCTCCAGAACGTAATCATAAAGTTGCAAGAGTTATTGGTGAATTACCAATTGCACAGTATTCTGGCAGTCCAAGGCGTTATGGAGTCCGCGAAAATACACAGCTTCCTAGCTTGTTATCATCGCCTTCAATGTATATGACACCGAGGCCTGGTTTTCCTCAAAGAGTATTACCAACAACACCAAATCACAATAAG AAGGAAGATATCTCTGCAGAAATCATTGTAGACAAGACTgtgatagaaaatattagtaaCGAAGACCAGATTGTACATCCTTCAACTCCATCACCAAAGGccgaagaggaagaggaagactCTTTAAAACCGTCAACTTTACCTGCTGATAATATAAGCAGTCTTGTCTCGCCAGGCGGTAGCACTTTTGACTATCTGTACGAATTTTCAGAGACTAGAAAAGtattagaagaatttttcaaatgtcCGGCGCcgacgaaagaaaaagaaaacaacatAGAGTCTTTTCCTTTCCAA GATCTTGATTATGAACTGCGAAGACAAGGAGGAAGTGCATACGTTGGCCAGCGATTAGCTAGTGGTCCACCGACAACGGAGGAAGTTATGGTACATGAATCTCCTAAAAAACAGCGGGCAGATTTTCCACAAAAT acGGGTGAACACGAAAACAATTTCCTAGACCTGTCAGTAGGTACTGGTAGTAGTGAAGATCTTGGAGAAACTGAGGTCGGTTTACAAGTAGGACACTCACGTAATTTTACGCTGAGTCCGGAAACGACCGACTGTGACAGCAATTGCGGAGATCTCGATAGCGAAGTGTCCCTCATGATGATGGATAATGAATTAATGCCAGCAAGTGGCCTTCTCGGATCGGTCGGTGATTTGGGGAATAATTCGGATTCCCTGAGAATATATACTAGCATGCCGGTGTTAGAAGACGGCCTGTCCAGCGGACACGCGAGCGATACTGACAACAATAATCCTACTGTGATGCTCATGAAACGGCAAATAAACGAAATAGAAAAGGAAATCATTCAGAGAACTCGTAACGACATGTTAGGCACAAATGAGAATGATTCTGGAAAGGACGTCAGTCTGAATGTaacgaaagatattttgaacaCGCTAAAGACTACGTCCCCTGATCTGTTTATcgcgaagaaagaaaattcgtACGATACGAACGAGTTACAACTCGACGGACTGGATCCATTGGGCACGCCACCGCCGCCGGCGCCTCAAGGACGGCAAAGTGTATCTCTGGAGGTGAACTGCGGCGAGGTAGAGGCGGCTATTAAAGACATTAGGATGGCACTGCAAAGAACTAAAACTCTGCCTGTGAAGTCCCCGTCCGAAGAACCGCCGGAGCCGAGCGTCAGTCCGATATGGATACCAAG TATAATGGATGGCAGGCGGAGAATTTGTATGGAGAGCAATAGCGAGGAATCGGATGCGCGCCGCGTAGGCGACGAAGCCGACGTGGAAATTGAGGAATGTCCGGATGAAGAAGAGGCGGATACCGATCTCGAAACGGATCGGTTACTTGGGCAGCAGAGAACGGACGATCAAGGATTTTACGACGACAAG GGGTGGAGGAAGCCTAAGACTAGGACAATGTTACCACCAATGAATGCGAAAGTCGCTACTCCAAAGCAAACCCCTCCCAAAACCTTGAGTGTCGCCCCGATAGAGACGCTAGCACCTTCCGAGCCCATACCCTCGACGTCTACCTCGATTTCCCCTCCTCCCGTAGTGTCTGTTATACAATCGCCGTCTTCTAACGAGTGCGAAGTAGCCACTCCCGCGCAACCTACATCGAGTCCGCAGAAGACCCCAGTTAAAAACTCTCCCTCATCCCCTCAGAGCCTCAAGGAATCCAACAACAAGGTGAAAAAG GATAAGgagggaaagaaaaagagcagAAACAAAGAAG ACTTGTTGGATGATCCCTCAGTGTTGATTGAAGGAGTCTTGTTCCGCGCGAGGTACTTGGGATCTACGCAACTGGTATGCGAGGGTCAACCGACGAAATCGACTCGAATGTGTCAAGCGGAGGAGGCCGTTTCTAGGATAAAG GCACCGGACGGTGACAGTCAGCCAAGCACGGAGGTAGACCTTTTCATTTCGACGGAAAAGATCATGGTTCTCAACACTGATCTGAAGGAGATCATGATGGATCACGCATTACGCACGATTTCGTACATAGCGGATATCGGCGATCTTGTAGTGCTAATGGCGCGGCGACGCTTCGTGCCGCACGAAATGGAGGAAGTACCGAAAATTAACCGAACTCCCAAGATGATCTGTCACGTTTTCGAAAGTGAGGAAGCTCAATTCATAGCACAAAGTATCGGACAAGCGTTCCAAGTAGCTTACATGGAGTTCCTAAAGGCAAACGGGATAGAAGATCATAGTTTCGTGAAGGAAATGGATTATCAAGAAGTGCTCAATTCGCAAGAGATATTTGGCGACGAGCTGCAGATGTTTGCAAAGAAAGAAATGCAGAAAGAG GTGGTGGTACCGAAGGCGAAGGGCGAGATCCTCGGCGTTGTAATTGTTGAGTCTGGATGGGGCTCTATGCTGCCAACCGTAGTCATAGCTAATTTGGCGCCGGCCGGCGCCGCCGCCCGTTGCGGACAGCTTAACATTGGCGATCAGATAATAGCGATTAACGGTGTATCGTTAGTCGGCTTGCCTTTGTCCACGTGTCAGACTTACATAAAGAATTCCAAGAATCAGACGGTCGTCAAGCTGACTGTCGTACCGTGCGCGCCTGTAGTCGAAGTGAAAATCAAGAGACCCGACACGAAATATCAGTTAGGATTTAGTGTACAGAATGGAGTGATATGTAGTCTATTGAGAGGTGGTATCGCCGAACGGGGCGGAGTTCGCGTGGGCCATAGGATAATTGAAATCAATAATCAGAGTGTTGTTGCTGTACCACACGAAAAGATTGTTAATCTTCTGGCCACATCAGTGGGAGAG atTTTGATGAAAACAATGCCCACATCGATGTTTAGGCTGTTAACCGGCCAGGAGTCTCCGGTGTACATATAA
- the LOC105676159 gene encoding uncharacterized protein isoform X2, which produces MRQNGHPVARHERAVAMTSLILENADLNRLFPKCRPRGGPPPAPGASTQSSQQPHDSPCQTEAAAITTATAATAATAAVTIASTNTSTSVSAISDDMIDLERDTSDRYRKRANGRKKSGSLSRRTASVAPGFTVEGQLPHATKPLSSSSSSASGRSEDAPQYGSLPGSDHQGQSQQDDSGPEESPVYILTSAKGGPSYKLRDSRIIEIAGGREVFSQSRGKVAARKSRFLAASNSINNEDIQTDNKLVKKNNKSPSTQTIWELRSRCGETRKQRANREVTETVFASEVHSVRRNPTKSILDYDSPKSNRSNRIINYDSILNSNNVEYTVPKSITDLDYGLPKSCVDYQSNHNTPARSMAIVSDGEVVVFDDIDDNWQGLRLDLASSNTNQVTTTSLDLETDDSQRGRIAPEPPSSSVGSTPSPTTAYHRNTSEFFKVVTPASDCEADSPSPERNHKVARVIGELPIAQYSGSPRRYGVRENTQLPSLLSSPSMYMTPRPGFPQRVLPTTPNHNKKEDISAEIIVDKTVIENISNEDQIVHPSTPSPKAEEEEEDSLKPSTLPADNISSLVSPGGSTFDYLYEFSETRKVLEEFFKCPAPTKEKENNIESFPFQDLDYELRRQGGSAYVGQRLASGPPTTEEVMVHESPKKQRADFPQNTGEHENNFLDLSVGTGSSEDLGETEVGLQVGHSRNFTLSPETTDCDSNCGDLDSEVSLMMMDNELMPASGLLGSVGDLGNNSDSLRIYTSMPVLEDGLSSGHASDTDNNNPTVMLMKRQINEIEKEIIQRTRNDMLGTNENDSGKDVSLNVTKDILNTLKTTSPDLFIAKKENSYDTNELQLDGLDPLGTPPPPAPQGRQSVSLEVNCGEVEAAIKDIRMALQRTKTLPVKSPSEEPPEPSVSPIWIPRRRICMESNSEESDARRVGDEADVEIEECPDEEEADTDLETDRLLGQQRTDDQGFYDDKGWRKPKTRTMLPPMNAKVATPKQTPPKTLSVAPIETLAPSEPIPSTSTSISPPPVVSVIQSPSSNECEVATPAQPTSSPQKTPVKNSPSSPQSLKESNNKVKKDKEGKKKSRNKEDLLDDPSVLIEGVLFRARYLGSTQLVCEGQPTKSTRMCQAEEAVSRIKAPDGDSQPSTEVDLFISTEKIMVLNTDLKEIMMDHALRTISYIADIGDLVVLMARRRFVPHEMEEVPKINRTPKMICHVFESEEAQFIAQSIGQAFQVAYMEFLKANGIEDHSFVKEMDYQEVLNSQEIFGDELQMFAKKEMQKEVVVPKAKGEILGVVIVESGWGSMLPTVVIANLAPAGAAARCGQLNIGDQIIAINGVSLVGLPLSTCQTYIKNSKNQTVVKLTVVPCAPVVEVKIKRPDTKYQLGFSVQNGVICSLLRGGIAERGGVRVGHRIIEINNQSVVAVPHEKIVNLLATSVGEILMKTMPTSMFRLLTGQESPVYI; this is translated from the exons ATGAGACAG AATGGACATCCTGTTGCGAGACATGAACGCGCCGTGGCGATGACAAGTCTGATCTTGGAGAACGCCGACTTGAATCGACTCTTTCCGAAATGCCGGCCTAGGGGCGGTCCACCCCCGGCCCCGGGGGCCTCCACGCAGAGCAGCCAGCAGCCGCATGACAGCCCCTGCCAGACGGAGGCCGCTGCTATcaccaccgccaccgccgcgaCCGCCGCAACAGCCGCTGTCACCATCGCCTCTACGAACACGTCGACAAGCGTCTCCGCGATATCGGACGACATGATCGACCTCGAGCGCGACACCTCCGACAG GTATAGGAAACGAGCGAATGGCAGAAAAAAATCAGGTTCGCTGTCCCGTAGGACGGCGAGCGTGGCGCCCGGTTTCACGGTCGAGGGCCAACTACCGCACGCCACGAAGCCGCTTTCGTCGAGCTCGTCCTCGGCGTCAGGACGCAGCGAGGACGCGCCGCAATACGGGAGTCTACCGGGCAGCGATCACCAGGGACAATCGCAGCAGGACGATAGCGGGCCCGAGGAGAGTCCCGTGTACATTCTGACCTCGGCCAAGGGTGGCCCCAGCTACAAGCTTCGGGATTCGAG AATTATAGAAATTGCTGGTGGTCGAGAAGTATTCTCACAAAGCCGAGGGAAGGTAGCAGCTAGAAAATCACGATTTCTGGCTGCatcaaattctataaataacgAGGATATTCAAACTGATAATAAGCTAGTTAAGAAGAATAACAAATCTCCTAGCACGCAGACCATATGGGAGTTAAGAAGCcg ATGCGGTGAAACCAGAAAGCAACGTGCAAACCGGGAAGTAACAGAGACTGTATTTGCCTCAGAGGTACACTCAGTACGACGCAATCCTACAAAGTCCATTCTCGATTACGACTCACCTAAGAGCAACCGTAGCAATCGCATAATTAATTAcgattcaattttaaatagcaATAATGTAGAATATACGGTACCAAAAAGTATTACCGACCTGGACTATGGATTACCAAAAAGTTGCGTAGATTATCAATCAAATCACAACACACCTGCGAGAAGTATGGCTATTGTCAGCGACGGCGAAGTTGTTGTTTTCGACGATATCGATGACAATTGGCAGGGATTGCGATTAGATTTGGCGTCGAGTAACACAAATCAAGTGACGACGACGAGTCTAGATTTGGAGACAGATGATTCTCAGAGAGGTCGTATCGCACCGGAACCACCTAGTTCCAGCGTTGGAAGTACACCTAGTCCTACAACGGCATATCACCGCAATACTTCAGAATTCTTTAAA GTTGTTACACCAGCGAGTGATTGCGAGGCAGATTCTCCTTCTCCAGAACGTAATCATAAAGTTGCAAGAGTTATTGGTGAATTACCAATTGCACAGTATTCTGGCAGTCCAAGGCGTTATGGAGTCCGCGAAAATACACAGCTTCCTAGCTTGTTATCATCGCCTTCAATGTATATGACACCGAGGCCTGGTTTTCCTCAAAGAGTATTACCAACAACACCAAATCACAATAAG AAGGAAGATATCTCTGCAGAAATCATTGTAGACAAGACTgtgatagaaaatattagtaaCGAAGACCAGATTGTACATCCTTCAACTCCATCACCAAAGGccgaagaggaagaggaagactCTTTAAAACCGTCAACTTTACCTGCTGATAATATAAGCAGTCTTGTCTCGCCAGGCGGTAGCACTTTTGACTATCTGTACGAATTTTCAGAGACTAGAAAAGtattagaagaatttttcaaatgtcCGGCGCcgacgaaagaaaaagaaaacaacatAGAGTCTTTTCCTTTCCAA GATCTTGATTATGAACTGCGAAGACAAGGAGGAAGTGCATACGTTGGCCAGCGATTAGCTAGTGGTCCACCGACAACGGAGGAAGTTATGGTACATGAATCTCCTAAAAAACAGCGGGCAGATTTTCCACAAAAT acGGGTGAACACGAAAACAATTTCCTAGACCTGTCAGTAGGTACTGGTAGTAGTGAAGATCTTGGAGAAACTGAGGTCGGTTTACAAGTAGGACACTCACGTAATTTTACGCTGAGTCCGGAAACGACCGACTGTGACAGCAATTGCGGAGATCTCGATAGCGAAGTGTCCCTCATGATGATGGATAATGAATTAATGCCAGCAAGTGGCCTTCTCGGATCGGTCGGTGATTTGGGGAATAATTCGGATTCCCTGAGAATATATACTAGCATGCCGGTGTTAGAAGACGGCCTGTCCAGCGGACACGCGAGCGATACTGACAACAATAATCCTACTGTGATGCTCATGAAACGGCAAATAAACGAAATAGAAAAGGAAATCATTCAGAGAACTCGTAACGACATGTTAGGCACAAATGAGAATGATTCTGGAAAGGACGTCAGTCTGAATGTaacgaaagatattttgaacaCGCTAAAGACTACGTCCCCTGATCTGTTTATcgcgaagaaagaaaattcgtACGATACGAACGAGTTACAACTCGACGGACTGGATCCATTGGGCACGCCACCGCCGCCGGCGCCTCAAGGACGGCAAAGTGTATCTCTGGAGGTGAACTGCGGCGAGGTAGAGGCGGCTATTAAAGACATTAGGATGGCACTGCAAAGAACTAAAACTCTGCCTGTGAAGTCCCCGTCCGAAGAACCGCCGGAGCCGAGCGTCAGTCCGATATGGATACCAAG GCGGAGAATTTGTATGGAGAGCAATAGCGAGGAATCGGATGCGCGCCGCGTAGGCGACGAAGCCGACGTGGAAATTGAGGAATGTCCGGATGAAGAAGAGGCGGATACCGATCTCGAAACGGATCGGTTACTTGGGCAGCAGAGAACGGACGATCAAGGATTTTACGACGACAAG GGGTGGAGGAAGCCTAAGACTAGGACAATGTTACCACCAATGAATGCGAAAGTCGCTACTCCAAAGCAAACCCCTCCCAAAACCTTGAGTGTCGCCCCGATAGAGACGCTAGCACCTTCCGAGCCCATACCCTCGACGTCTACCTCGATTTCCCCTCCTCCCGTAGTGTCTGTTATACAATCGCCGTCTTCTAACGAGTGCGAAGTAGCCACTCCCGCGCAACCTACATCGAGTCCGCAGAAGACCCCAGTTAAAAACTCTCCCTCATCCCCTCAGAGCCTCAAGGAATCCAACAACAAGGTGAAAAAG GATAAGgagggaaagaaaaagagcagAAACAAAGAAG ACTTGTTGGATGATCCCTCAGTGTTGATTGAAGGAGTCTTGTTCCGCGCGAGGTACTTGGGATCTACGCAACTGGTATGCGAGGGTCAACCGACGAAATCGACTCGAATGTGTCAAGCGGAGGAGGCCGTTTCTAGGATAAAG GCACCGGACGGTGACAGTCAGCCAAGCACGGAGGTAGACCTTTTCATTTCGACGGAAAAGATCATGGTTCTCAACACTGATCTGAAGGAGATCATGATGGATCACGCATTACGCACGATTTCGTACATAGCGGATATCGGCGATCTTGTAGTGCTAATGGCGCGGCGACGCTTCGTGCCGCACGAAATGGAGGAAGTACCGAAAATTAACCGAACTCCCAAGATGATCTGTCACGTTTTCGAAAGTGAGGAAGCTCAATTCATAGCACAAAGTATCGGACAAGCGTTCCAAGTAGCTTACATGGAGTTCCTAAAGGCAAACGGGATAGAAGATCATAGTTTCGTGAAGGAAATGGATTATCAAGAAGTGCTCAATTCGCAAGAGATATTTGGCGACGAGCTGCAGATGTTTGCAAAGAAAGAAATGCAGAAAGAG GTGGTGGTACCGAAGGCGAAGGGCGAGATCCTCGGCGTTGTAATTGTTGAGTCTGGATGGGGCTCTATGCTGCCAACCGTAGTCATAGCTAATTTGGCGCCGGCCGGCGCCGCCGCCCGTTGCGGACAGCTTAACATTGGCGATCAGATAATAGCGATTAACGGTGTATCGTTAGTCGGCTTGCCTTTGTCCACGTGTCAGACTTACATAAAGAATTCCAAGAATCAGACGGTCGTCAAGCTGACTGTCGTACCGTGCGCGCCTGTAGTCGAAGTGAAAATCAAGAGACCCGACACGAAATATCAGTTAGGATTTAGTGTACAGAATGGAGTGATATGTAGTCTATTGAGAGGTGGTATCGCCGAACGGGGCGGAGTTCGCGTGGGCCATAGGATAATTGAAATCAATAATCAGAGTGTTGTTGCTGTACCACACGAAAAGATTGTTAATCTTCTGGCCACATCAGTGGGAGAG atTTTGATGAAAACAATGCCCACATCGATGTTTAGGCTGTTAACCGGCCAGGAGTCTCCGGTGTACATATAA